One Coprobacter fastidiosus genomic window, TTCGCGTCCTCTGAAATATCCGAATTTGCAGACCTCATCATTGAAATATTCGGGATTGCTTTTCAGCAGAATATATTCAGCAACATTTCCGTCCCATTTTTGTGGATCTTTGCCGTACTTTTTCGCTAAAGCGATGGCGTCGAGGACATGCCCTATTCCGGAGTTGTATGAAGCCAGAATAAACTTCATGCGTTCTTGAGTATCTTCTATTGTCGAAAAACTCCGGTCTAAAGATGCCATTATTTTTATTGCGGTTGCGATATTTTTTTCCGGATTTTGTATGTCTTTGTCTGCTAAACCGTTGCTTCTTGCGGTACGAGGCATAATTTGCATTAGTCCTTTAGCTCCGGCCCATGATACCACCGATGTGTCAAATCTCGATTCATGGTAAGCTTGAGCTGCTATCAATCGCCAGTCCCAGCCTTGTTCTTTTGCATATTTCTTAAATAGAGGATCATATACAGAGATTTGTCCCTTTTTTATAGATAAAACTTCAGGTATCGGAGAGTTCTTGCTTAGTTCGAAATATCGTTTTAAAATTTCCTTGTATTTAGGGCTTTTTGTATTATTTTCAGTCCATTTGTCAATAGCTTTTGCCAGTTCAGGCTCGTTTGTCCTGACCGCCCAAGCCGACCGTTGAGGAAAACTGATATTCAATTTTATGTCTATATTATTATAATAAGTTTTATTGAGACGGGCTATGTTATTATCGGCGAGGGCATAATCTATTTTACCGTTAGCCACCATTTCTATCAAATCTTCGGTAATAATGGTGTCTTTATTCATTAAGTGTATTTTGATTCCTCCTCCCAGTTCACTATTCAGATTATTGATACGGGTTTCATATTTCGAATCTTTTTCTACATATATGTCTTTTCCGACAAGTTCGGTAACATTGCGTAATAATGTCTTATTTTTTTCTATTCGTTGGATAAGGACCTGGTGAGTAATTATTTCAGGCCCGCAATAGAGTAATCGGTCTTTTAAGTCACCTGTGATCGGGATATCGTAAGCAATAATATCTCCTTCCCCCTTTTGCAGCATTTCGACCAGTTTTCCGATATTTTCCGCAACAACTATTTTGGTCTTTAATCCTTCCGATTCGGCAAATTGTTTGATCAATTCGTATTCGTATCCCATTTCTTCACCACGGTACAAGAAATAAGAAGTTGAGCTGTATAATGTGAGTACGGTCAATTCACCTTTTTTCTTGATCGATTCCGGATCATTTAACTCCTGATTCTTTTCTTTTTTTCCATGTTGGCAAGAAAATAGAAACAGAAACAAAAGTATGTAAGCCGTTATTCTTACCATATCGGGCTTGATTAAGGATTCAGTTTATGGGCTATAAAATTTGTCAGAATATCGATTGCAACAAGGTTGTTTCCACCTTGAGGTATAATTAGATCGGCATATCGTTTTGTTGGTTCTATATGTTGCAAATGCATAGGTTTCAGTACCTTTTCATATCGGTCTATTACCATTTCCACGGTACGTCCCCGTTCTATAATATCTCTATTGATAACCCGGATAAGCCGATCGTCCGCATCTGCATCGACAAATACTTTCATATCCATCATATTGCGTAACTCTTCATCGCAAAGTATCAAAATACCTTCGACAATAATCACGTCTCTCGGTTGGATCGGAATCGTTTCTTTAGACCGAGTGCATGTTAGATATGAATAGATCGGTTGTTCGACCGGTTTGCCGGCTTTTAAATCTTTCAGTTGATTGACAAGTAATTCGAACTCTATGGCTGCCGGCTCGTCGAAGTTGAGTTTCAGGCGTTCTTCCAGGGGTAAATTGCTATTATCCCTATAATATGAGTCTTGAGGAATTACGGTTACTTCACCTTCCGGTAAACTTTGTATAATTTTGCGGACAACGGTCGTTTTCCCGGATCCTGTTCCGCCGGCAATACCAATAATTAGCATATAATTTCAGATAACGACAAAATAATATTTATTTTTGCATTCACAGTGAACATATCCGGATTTTTAAGAATCCGGAAACCGAAAAATATTTACAAATATAATAAATTTGATTATGGTAAAGCACATAGTTTTGTTTAAGTTCAAAAAAACGGGAGATATTGCATTGGTAAAAGCTACGATGCGAGAGTTTAAATCTGCTTTGGAAGCATTAAAGGATAAAATTCCTTTTTTGCGTTTTATAGAAGTCGGAGTCAATGAGAATCCGAAAGAGGATTTTGATATGTGCCTTGTTACGGAATTCGATTCAATGGAAGATCTGGCAAATTATGCGGTGCATCCCGACCATGTGGCAGCGACCCAAATTATAAAAGATATAAAGGAGGGAAGGGCTTGTGTCGATTACACATTCTGATGGAATTTTTCCGGTTTTTCGATGGGTGAGGGTTTGTTTAAGTTTTCTTATAGGGAATATTGTCAAGGTATCTTTGCATTTTTTTCGTTCTGTAACGATGTTGTCGGCATCGGCATGATTCCCTTCGAAAGGGAAACTGACTGTTCTATAGATTTCTTTAAAACCTGATCCGGGCAAAATTTAGACGACAGGCTCTAAGAATATTTATTTTCTCGTATAGGATTGTCTTTCTTTTTTTGTTATCTTAGCTACATGATAGAAAATGATAAAAATGTAGCGGTAATAAAACCGTATCACTTCGGATTAGCTTTAAGCGGGGGCGGTGCTCGC contains:
- the udk gene encoding uridine kinase → MLIIGIAGGTGSGKTTVVRKIIQSLPEGEVTVIPQDSYYRDNSNLPLEERLKLNFDEPAAIEFELLVNQLKDLKAGKPVEQPIYSYLTCTRSKETIPIQPRDVIIVEGILILCDEELRNMMDMKVFVDADADDRLIRVINRDIIERGRTVEMVIDRYEKVLKPMHLQHIEPTKRYADLIIPQGGNNLVAIDILTNFIAHKLNP
- a CDS encoding Dabb family protein, whose amino-acid sequence is MVKHIVLFKFKKTGDIALVKATMREFKSALEALKDKIPFLRFIEVGVNENPKEDFDMCLVTEFDSMEDLANYAVHPDHVAATQIIKDIKEGRACVDYTF
- a CDS encoding transglycosylase SLT domain-containing protein, whose product is MVRITAYILLFLFLFSCQHGKKEKNQELNDPESIKKKGELTVLTLYSSTSYFLYRGEEMGYEYELIKQFAESEGLKTKIVVAENIGKLVEMLQKGEGDIIAYDIPITGDLKDRLLYCGPEIITHQVLIQRIEKNKTLLRNVTELVGKDIYVEKDSKYETRINNLNSELGGGIKIHLMNKDTIITEDLIEMVANGKIDYALADNNIARLNKTYYNNIDIKLNISFPQRSAWAVRTNEPELAKAIDKWTENNTKSPKYKEILKRYFELSKNSPIPEVLSIKKGQISVYDPLFKKYAKEQGWDWRLIAAQAYHESRFDTSVVSWAGAKGLMQIMPRTARSNGLADKDIQNPEKNIATAIKIMASLDRSFSTIEDTQERMKFILASYNSGIGHVLDAIALAKKYGKDPQKWDGNVAEYILLKSNPEYFNDEVCKFGYFRGRETYSYVNKVLKLYEYYKSKIKA